The Halobacterium sp. CBA1132 genome has a segment encoding these proteins:
- a CDS encoding DUF5800 family protein — MTTLSFEDDGVDVVYEGTEFRMERELIEEATDKDYHEVTDHEVLQLVEDNPALSGEPRRIGDIV, encoded by the coding sequence ATGACTACGCTCTCGTTCGAAGACGACGGCGTCGACGTCGTCTACGAAGGCACCGAGTTCCGGATGGAACGCGAACTCATCGAGGAAGCCACGGACAAGGACTACCACGAAGTCACCGACCACGAAGTCCTCCAACTCGTCGAGGACAACCCGGCGCTGTCCGGGGAGCCGCGCCGCATCGGCGACATCGTCTAG
- a CDS encoding class I SAM-dependent methyltransferase, with protein MLKGAGGVWTAMDAWQDDDALADQYADASNLAARQVLHARFSTSERSLHERLFDQFDLPEDAVVLSLGAGHGALWSGNADRIPAGWDVTVTDNSAGMMMDAMEALEDVDREFDFDAVDARDIPYPDDTFDAVTAHFVLSHLTDADRERALREIRRVLTDDGTLYVAARGEDDLQELFDVAAGYGTLPERSGFTLENGEEQLTEVFAGVDRERFENALEITDSQPAVAYLQSLPGFEADDPFALEAAIRERIGDDAFVVERAVGAFVASA; from the coding sequence GTGCTGAAGGGCGCGGGCGGCGTCTGGACGGCCATGGACGCCTGGCAGGACGACGACGCGCTCGCCGACCAGTACGCGGACGCGTCGAACCTCGCCGCCCGACAGGTCTTGCACGCGCGGTTCTCCACGAGCGAGCGGTCGCTGCACGAGCGACTGTTCGACCAGTTCGACCTCCCCGAGGATGCCGTCGTGCTCTCGCTCGGTGCGGGCCACGGCGCGCTCTGGTCGGGCAACGCCGACCGGATTCCCGCGGGCTGGGACGTCACCGTGACGGACAACTCCGCGGGCATGATGATGGACGCGATGGAGGCGCTGGAAGACGTCGACCGCGAGTTCGACTTCGACGCCGTGGACGCCCGCGACATCCCGTACCCCGACGACACCTTCGACGCCGTCACCGCCCACTTCGTGCTCTCGCATCTCACGGACGCGGACCGTGAGCGGGCGCTCCGAGAGATTCGACGCGTGCTGACCGACGACGGAACGCTGTACGTTGCGGCGCGCGGCGAGGACGACCTGCAGGAACTGTTCGACGTCGCCGCGGGGTACGGCACACTTCCGGAGCGCTCGGGGTTCACGCTGGAGAACGGCGAAGAACAGCTCACCGAGGTGTTCGCGGGTGTGGACAGGGAGCGCTTCGAGAACGCCCTCGAAATCACAGACTCCCAGCCGGCGGTCGCGTACCTGCAGTCGCTGCCGGGATTCGAGGCCGACGACCCGTTCGCGCTCGAAGCCGCCATCCGCGAGCGAATCGGCGACGACGCCTTCGTCGTCGAGCGGGCGGTCGGCGCGTTCGTCGCGTCGGCGTGA
- a CDS encoding UbiA family prenyltransferase: MHITRHGSGGRATVAALASQVHPVFMLPPLAAAGFGAVLAGEFSLAVAGVHLAAMFFAVYTAHVKDGYVDFHVRGEDDDHPLTATGCRAAIRGASVAFFACVAALWWLVSPGAAALAVPAWLVGYHHAPQLDTNPVTTTTGYPFGIAVALVGGYYAQAQQFALQPLAFASVLLVLLSGVKVVDDAQDYDYDRSIDKRSVAVVLGKPGARRLAYGLMTAAMAGVVAFAALAVFPPSAVAAVAAFAVVAWFAARAEPTVATMLLVRGCYVFLAVLVAAVWFRPLA; this comes from the coding sequence ATGCACATCACGCGGCACGGGAGCGGGGGCCGCGCGACTGTCGCAGCGCTGGCGTCGCAGGTCCACCCGGTGTTCATGCTGCCGCCGCTGGCCGCTGCCGGCTTCGGCGCCGTGCTCGCGGGCGAGTTCTCGCTGGCCGTCGCGGGCGTCCACCTCGCCGCGATGTTCTTCGCCGTCTACACCGCCCACGTCAAGGACGGCTACGTCGACTTCCACGTGCGCGGCGAGGACGACGACCACCCGCTCACCGCGACAGGCTGCCGAGCCGCAATCCGCGGTGCGTCCGTCGCGTTCTTCGCCTGTGTCGCCGCGCTCTGGTGGCTCGTCAGCCCCGGGGCCGCCGCGCTCGCCGTCCCCGCGTGGCTCGTCGGATACCACCACGCGCCCCAACTCGACACGAACCCCGTCACGACGACGACCGGCTACCCGTTCGGCATCGCCGTCGCGCTCGTCGGCGGCTACTACGCGCAAGCCCAGCAGTTCGCGCTCCAGCCGCTGGCGTTCGCGAGCGTGTTGCTCGTGTTGCTCTCGGGCGTGAAGGTCGTCGACGACGCGCAGGACTACGACTACGACCGCTCCATCGACAAGCGCAGCGTCGCCGTCGTGCTCGGGAAACCGGGCGCGCGACGGCTCGCGTACGGCCTGATGACGGCTGCGATGGCGGGCGTCGTGGCGTTCGCCGCGCTCGCCGTCTTCCCGCCGAGCGCGGTCGCCGCAGTCGCCGCGTTCGCCGTCGTCGCGTGGTTCGCGGCACGCGCCGAACCCACCGTCGCGACGATGCTGCTCGTGCGGGGCTGCTACGTCTTCCTCGCGGTGCTGGTCGCCGCGGTCTGGTTCCGGCCGCTCGCGTAG
- the mre11 gene encoding DNA double-strand break repair protein Mre11 produces the protein MARVIHTGDTHLGYRQYHSPERRQDFLDAFESVVEDAVAADVDAVVHAGDLYHDRRPGLRDILGTISALRPLRDAGIPFLAIVGNHEGTRDAQWLDLFETLGLAERLDETGRRVGDTTFYGLDYVPESKRPALDYQFDDPDADHTALVSHGLFTPFAHANWDLDEVLGESNVDFDAVLLGDNHAADTAQVGDTWVTYCGSTERASASERDPRGYNVVEFGDGDVAISRKGIETRDFVFVDVDLGPEDGTEYVRERVRERDVEDAVVVVTVEGDGDTVTPADVERFGDERGALLTRVNDRREVETEDDVEVSFADPDEAVRERVREMGLGEASLDIDDTIRDLEVADANVRERVKQRVEDVLDGDPTTDADADDEPSDRAQATTMEDFS, from the coding sequence ATGGCTCGCGTCATCCACACGGGGGACACCCACCTCGGCTACCGCCAGTACCACTCCCCCGAGCGCCGGCAGGACTTCCTCGACGCCTTCGAGTCCGTCGTCGAGGACGCCGTCGCGGCGGACGTCGACGCCGTCGTCCACGCCGGCGACCTCTACCACGACCGGCGTCCCGGCCTCCGCGACATCCTCGGCACCATCTCCGCGCTGCGGCCGCTCCGCGACGCCGGCATCCCGTTCCTCGCCATCGTCGGCAACCACGAGGGCACGCGGGACGCCCAGTGGCTCGACCTCTTCGAGACGCTGGGGCTCGCCGAGCGCCTCGACGAGACCGGCCGCCGCGTCGGCGACACGACGTTCTACGGCCTCGACTACGTCCCCGAGTCCAAGCGCCCGGCCCTCGACTACCAGTTCGACGACCCGGACGCCGACCACACCGCGCTCGTCTCCCACGGCCTGTTCACGCCGTTCGCGCACGCCAACTGGGACCTCGACGAAGTGCTCGGCGAGTCGAACGTCGACTTCGACGCCGTGCTCCTCGGCGACAACCACGCCGCCGACACCGCGCAAGTCGGCGACACGTGGGTCACGTACTGCGGGTCGACGGAGCGCGCGAGCGCCAGCGAACGCGACCCCCGCGGCTACAACGTCGTCGAGTTCGGCGACGGCGACGTCGCCATCTCCCGGAAGGGCATCGAGACCCGCGACTTCGTGTTCGTGGACGTGGACCTCGGGCCGGAGGACGGCACCGAGTACGTCCGCGAGCGCGTTCGAGAGCGCGACGTCGAGGACGCCGTCGTCGTCGTCACCGTGGAGGGCGACGGCGATACCGTGACGCCCGCCGACGTCGAGCGCTTCGGCGACGAGCGGGGCGCGCTGCTCACTCGGGTCAACGACCGCCGCGAGGTCGAAACCGAGGACGATGTCGAGGTGTCGTTCGCGGACCCCGACGAGGCGGTCCGGGAGCGCGTCCGCGAGATGGGCCTCGGCGAGGCCAGCCTCGACATCGACGACACGATCCGCGACCTCGAAGTGGCGGACGCGAACGTCCGCGAGCGCGTTAAACAGCGCGTCGAGGACGTGCTAGACGGCGACCCGACGACGGACGCGGACGCCGACGACGAACCGAGTGACCGAGCGCAGGCGACCACCATGGAGGACTTCTCGTGA
- a CDS encoding polymer-forming cytoskeletal protein: MLGPNPIDELVVPDGTTVQEHDVVVDGDVLVGGQSTVELGVRGHSVIAGERVSVAGDIEADGDCRLDMWCDVDGNVLASEDAYLGERVHITGRLVVGGDLDIGDDVDIEEGFEASGWIVIRNPMPTITFFVVYLTHLLQIGEEEEAEELVDQFATDGDAQPLTIPRSASVSDDAWRVSTPATVGDGCRLHGNIRATSIEVGEDNNVFGSLRAQNDVSVGSGTKIHGDVTTRSGDVRVEPGAIVLGDVSGQDVHVHPDADVDGVIRARGEMHLGSRADRDPE; this comes from the coding sequence GTGCTCGGCCCGAACCCGATAGACGAACTCGTGGTGCCCGACGGCACCACCGTGCAGGAACACGATGTCGTGGTGGACGGCGACGTGCTGGTCGGCGGCCAGTCCACGGTCGAACTCGGGGTTCGCGGCCACAGCGTCATCGCGGGCGAACGCGTCTCCGTCGCCGGCGACATCGAAGCCGACGGCGACTGCCGACTGGACATGTGGTGCGATGTCGACGGGAACGTCCTCGCCAGCGAGGACGCCTACCTCGGGGAGCGCGTCCACATCACGGGCCGCCTGGTCGTCGGCGGCGACCTCGACATCGGCGACGACGTCGACATCGAGGAGGGGTTTGAGGCCTCCGGTTGGATTGTCATCCGGAACCCGATGCCCACCATCACGTTCTTCGTCGTCTACCTCACGCACCTCCTCCAAATCGGCGAGGAGGAGGAAGCCGAAGAACTCGTCGACCAGTTCGCCACGGACGGCGACGCCCAGCCGTTGACGATTCCGCGCTCGGCGAGCGTCTCCGACGACGCGTGGCGGGTGTCCACGCCCGCGACCGTCGGCGACGGCTGCCGGCTCCACGGCAACATCCGCGCGACCAGCATCGAGGTCGGCGAGGACAACAACGTCTTCGGCAGCCTGCGCGCGCAAAACGATGTCTCAGTCGGCTCCGGGACGAAGATTCACGGCGACGTCACCACCCGCAGCGGCGACGTCCGCGTCGAACCCGGCGCTATCGTGCTCGGCGACGTCTCCGGGCAGGACGTCCACGTCCACCCGGACGCCGACGTCGACGGCGTCATCCGCGCCCGCGGCGAGATGCACCTCGGCAGCCGCGCGGACCGCGACCCCGAATAG
- a CDS encoding redox-regulated ATPase YchF: protein MLSIALAGKPNAGKSTFYTAATRSEVDVANYPFTTIDANRGVTHVRTECPCLTREERCGHEHCHDGKRFVPVELLDVAGLVPGAHEGRGLGNQFLDELSNADVIVNVVDASGATNAEGEPVEIGEHDPTEDIDFVEEEMDLWLAGIVEDNWESVERASRSPGFDIEEAVTDMMTGFGASEYQVAAVLRDIDYPEDPIQWSDEDREALARGVRERTKPIVVVANKIDVAPAENVERLMDLDKPVIPATAQGELALRRGVDAGFLDYDPGDEDFEITGEVSDGQREALDELAATMNEYGGTGIQAALNHAVYDLLEMVTAYPVQDQSKWTDAKGNVLPDAFLLESGSTPVDLAYAVHSDIGEGYLHAVNAKTKREVGEDYELDEGDVIKIVSTAK, encoded by the coding sequence ATGCTCTCTATCGCGCTTGCCGGGAAGCCGAACGCCGGCAAGTCGACGTTCTACACGGCCGCGACGCGGTCGGAGGTGGACGTCGCAAACTACCCGTTCACCACCATCGACGCGAACCGCGGCGTCACGCACGTCCGGACCGAGTGCCCGTGTCTGACCCGCGAGGAGCGCTGCGGCCACGAACACTGCCACGACGGCAAGCGCTTCGTCCCCGTGGAACTGCTGGACGTGGCGGGACTGGTGCCGGGCGCCCACGAGGGCCGCGGGCTCGGCAACCAGTTCCTCGACGAACTGTCGAACGCCGACGTCATCGTGAATGTCGTGGACGCCTCCGGCGCGACGAACGCGGAGGGCGAACCCGTCGAAATCGGCGAGCACGACCCCACCGAGGACATCGACTTCGTCGAGGAGGAGATGGACCTTTGGCTGGCTGGCATCGTCGAGGACAACTGGGAGAGCGTCGAGCGCGCGTCCCGCTCGCCCGGGTTCGACATCGAGGAAGCCGTCACGGACATGATGACTGGCTTCGGCGCGAGCGAGTACCAGGTCGCGGCCGTCCTCCGGGACATCGACTACCCCGAGGACCCCATCCAGTGGAGCGACGAGGACCGCGAAGCGCTCGCTCGCGGCGTCCGCGAGCGCACGAAACCCATCGTCGTCGTTGCGAACAAAATCGACGTCGCGCCCGCCGAGAACGTCGAGCGCCTCATGGACCTCGACAAGCCCGTCATCCCGGCGACCGCGCAGGGCGAACTCGCGCTCCGCCGCGGCGTCGACGCCGGCTTCCTCGACTACGACCCCGGCGACGAGGACTTCGAGATTACGGGCGAGGTCAGCGACGGCCAGCGCGAGGCCCTCGACGAACTCGCGGCGACGATGAACGAGTACGGCGGCACGGGCATCCAAGCCGCGCTGAATCACGCGGTCTACGACCTGCTGGAGATGGTCACCGCCTACCCAGTGCAGGACCAGTCGAAGTGGACCGACGCGAAGGGCAACGTCCTCCCGGACGCGTTCCTCCTCGAATCCGGGTCGACACCCGTCGACTTGGCGTACGCCGTCCACAGCGACATCGGCGAGGGCTACCTCCACGCGGTGAACGCCAAGACGAAACGCGAAGTCGGCGAGGACTACGAACTCGACGAAGGCGACGTTATCAAAATCGTCTCCACCGCGAAGTAG
- a CDS encoding helix-turn-helix domain-containing protein, which translates to MSATAIDGETVEALEDLPPSAKLVAKVLEYNDTLTQSELAEETLLPARTVRYALTRLEEQGVVESRFSFSDARKRIYTLA; encoded by the coding sequence ATGAGCGCCACCGCAATCGACGGCGAAACTGTCGAAGCACTCGAAGACCTCCCGCCGAGCGCGAAACTCGTCGCGAAAGTCCTCGAATACAACGACACCCTCACACAGAGCGAACTCGCGGAGGAGACCCTGCTTCCGGCCCGGACCGTCCGGTACGCGCTCACTCGCCTCGAAGAACAGGGCGTCGTCGAGTCCCGCTTCTCGTTCTCCGACGCGCGAAAGCGCATCTACACGCTCGCCTGA
- a CDS encoding proteasome-activating nucleotidase: MTETAEDAELPYDEGASLQEKIEALEEQLSALEDENEEMRDRLLDANAENNKYQQKLERLSHENKKLKQSPLFVATVQELNDEGAIIKQHGNNQEALTEVTEDLREDLEPGARVAVNNSLSVVERLDDEADVRARVMEVDESPDVGYEDIGGLDEQLREVRETVELPMKEPEMFDTVGIDPPSGVLLHGPPGTGKTLMAKAVAAQTDATFIKMAGSELVHKFIGEGAKLVRDLFQVARDHEPAVVFIDEIDAIASKRTDSKTSGDAEVQRTMMQLLSEMDGFDERGDIRIIAATNRFDMLDRAILRPGRFDRLIEVPNPNETGREKIFRIHTRNMNLSEDVDFARLAAETDEKSGADVAALCTEAGMFAIRDDREEITMQDFQNALEKLEQDTDASAEPSRTFA; this comes from the coding sequence ATGACTGAGACCGCAGAGGACGCCGAGCTGCCCTACGACGAGGGTGCCTCGCTCCAGGAGAAAATCGAGGCCCTAGAGGAGCAGCTCTCCGCCCTCGAGGACGAGAACGAGGAGATGCGGGACCGTCTGCTCGACGCCAACGCCGAGAACAACAAGTACCAGCAGAAGCTCGAACGGCTCTCCCACGAGAACAAGAAGCTCAAGCAGTCGCCGCTGTTCGTCGCCACCGTCCAAGAGCTCAACGACGAGGGCGCCATCATCAAGCAACACGGCAACAACCAGGAGGCGCTCACCGAGGTCACCGAGGACCTCCGCGAGGACCTCGAACCGGGCGCCCGGGTCGCGGTCAACAACTCTCTCTCCGTCGTCGAACGCCTCGACGACGAGGCCGACGTTCGCGCTCGCGTCATGGAAGTCGACGAGTCTCCCGATGTCGGCTACGAGGACATCGGCGGCCTCGACGAGCAGCTCCGCGAGGTCCGCGAAACCGTCGAACTCCCCATGAAGGAGCCCGAGATGTTCGACACCGTCGGCATCGACCCGCCGAGCGGCGTGCTCCTGCACGGCCCGCCGGGCACCGGGAAGACGCTGATGGCGAAAGCCGTCGCCGCTCAGACGGACGCGACGTTCATCAAGATGGCCGGCAGCGAACTCGTCCACAAGTTCATCGGCGAGGGCGCGAAGCTCGTCCGCGACCTCTTCCAGGTCGCCCGCGACCACGAGCCCGCCGTCGTCTTCATCGACGAAATCGACGCCATCGCCTCGAAGCGCACGGACTCGAAGACCAGCGGTGACGCCGAGGTCCAGCGCACGATGATGCAGTTGCTCTCGGAGATGGACGGCTTCGACGAGCGCGGCGACATCCGCATCATCGCCGCCACCAACCGCTTCGACATGCTCGACCGCGCCATCCTCCGGCCCGGCCGCTTCGACCGTCTCATCGAGGTACCGAACCCGAACGAGACCGGCCGCGAGAAGATCTTCCGCATCCACACGCGGAACATGAACCTCTCGGAAGACGTCGACTTCGCGCGCCTCGCCGCCGAGACCGACGAGAAGTCCGGCGCGGACGTCGCCGCCCTCTGCACGGAGGCGGGGATGTTCGCGATTCGGGACGACCGCGAGGAAATCACGATGCAGGACTTCCAGAACGCGCTGGAGAAACTCGAACAGGACACCGACGCCAGCGCCGAACCCTCGCGCACGTTCGCGTAG
- a CDS encoding hemolysin family protein, with amino-acid sequence MNTLEVTLRLAAGLGLILANGFFVAIEFALTRARQFTEEEFVGGNPALERAWEMTNDLELYLTTCQVGITASSIAVGIVAEPALAAIFEPVFHNTWLASVGAGAVLAFLIINLVHLTHGEQTPTYLGVERSRFVSKYGAGPLYWFHFAISPIIKLGDGVAKGTLKLFGVEMTGAWLETEEDVIESRADLRNRLGSVLGESDLTQERREEVLGALDIDQMPIENVMVDADDVVALSTTLGLEENLERMSETPHVRYPLVGETLDDFRGIVYLPAVFRDLDDLRSGEDTLDDVAQPPMTIPASLPVSDAIDRFQSERQELAFVTDEDDHVVGLVTVTDALEAIAGEVEDPLDDEHER; translated from the coding sequence ATGAACACGCTGGAGGTCACGCTCCGCCTCGCCGCGGGGCTCGGGTTGATTCTCGCGAACGGCTTCTTCGTCGCCATCGAGTTCGCGCTGACGCGCGCACGCCAGTTCACCGAGGAGGAGTTCGTCGGCGGGAATCCCGCCCTGGAGCGCGCGTGGGAGATGACCAACGACCTCGAACTCTACCTCACCACCTGTCAGGTCGGCATCACGGCGTCCTCGATTGCGGTCGGTATCGTCGCCGAACCGGCGCTCGCAGCCATCTTCGAGCCGGTGTTCCACAACACGTGGCTCGCGTCAGTCGGCGCCGGGGCCGTGCTGGCGTTCCTCATCATCAACCTCGTCCACCTCACGCACGGCGAACAGACGCCGACCTACCTCGGCGTGGAGCGCTCGCGGTTCGTCTCCAAGTACGGCGCCGGGCCGCTGTACTGGTTCCACTTCGCCATCTCGCCGATTATCAAGCTCGGCGACGGCGTCGCGAAGGGGACGCTGAAGCTGTTCGGCGTCGAGATGACGGGTGCGTGGCTGGAGACCGAGGAGGACGTCATCGAGTCGCGCGCCGACCTCCGGAACCGGCTCGGGTCCGTACTCGGCGAGTCCGACCTCACCCAGGAGCGCCGCGAAGAGGTCCTGGGCGCGCTCGACATCGACCAGATGCCCATCGAGAACGTGATGGTCGACGCCGACGACGTCGTCGCGCTGTCGACGACCCTCGGCCTCGAGGAGAACCTCGAACGGATGAGCGAGACGCCGCACGTCCGGTACCCACTGGTCGGCGAGACCCTAGACGACTTCCGCGGCATCGTCTACCTGCCGGCGGTGTTCCGCGACCTCGACGACCTCCGGTCGGGTGAGGACACCCTCGACGACGTCGCCCAGCCGCCGATGACGATTCCGGCGTCACTACCCGTCAGTGACGCCATCGACCGCTTCCAGTCGGAGCGCCAGGAGCTGGCGTTCGTCACCGACGAGGACGACCACGTCGTCGGCCTCGTCACGGTCACGGACGCACTGGAAGCCATCGCCGGCGAGGTCGAGGACCCGCTCGACGACGAGCACGAGCGTTAA
- a CDS encoding pyridoxal phosphate-dependent aminotransferase, translating to MTEFSQRVEAISISGIREVFEAAGEDAINLGLGQPDFPTPEHARQAAVDAIEAGDADAYTSNRGTPELVDAIVQKHERDNDLDVAPEGVIATSGGSEALHLALEAHVDPGEDVLFPDPGFVSYDALTRIAGGDPVPLPLRDDLTLDPATVEERITEDTAAFVVNSPANPTGAVQSPEDMREFARIADEHDVLCISDEVYEHIVFDGEHRSPMEFAETDNVVVVNACSKTYSMTGWRLGWVAASERRAERMLRVHQYSQACASAPAQYAAEAALSGPQDVVDEMVAQFEQRRDLVLDELEDMGLTVPKPEGAFYAMPKVPDGWVDEVIERGVVVVPGDAFGEGGAGYARISYATDTEQLREALDVMREATNALQ from the coding sequence ATGACGGAGTTCTCCCAGCGAGTCGAAGCCATCTCCATCAGCGGCATCCGGGAAGTGTTCGAGGCGGCCGGCGAGGACGCCATCAACCTCGGCCTCGGTCAGCCCGACTTCCCGACGCCCGAGCACGCCCGACAGGCCGCCGTCGACGCCATCGAGGCGGGCGACGCGGACGCGTACACGTCGAATCGCGGGACGCCCGAACTCGTGGACGCAATCGTCCAGAAGCACGAGCGCGACAACGACCTCGACGTGGCCCCGGAGGGCGTCATCGCGACGTCGGGCGGCAGCGAGGCGCTGCACCTCGCGCTGGAGGCCCACGTCGACCCCGGCGAGGACGTGCTGTTCCCGGACCCCGGGTTCGTCTCCTACGACGCGCTCACGCGAATCGCGGGCGGCGACCCCGTGCCGCTGCCGCTGCGCGACGACCTCACGCTCGACCCCGCGACCGTCGAAGAACGAATCACGGAAGACACAGCGGCGTTCGTCGTGAACTCGCCCGCGAACCCGACCGGCGCGGTGCAGTCCCCGGAGGACATGCGAGAGTTCGCGCGCATCGCCGACGAGCACGACGTGCTCTGCATCAGCGACGAGGTGTACGAGCACATCGTCTTCGACGGCGAGCACCGCTCGCCCATGGAGTTCGCGGAGACGGACAACGTCGTCGTGGTGAACGCGTGCTCGAAGACGTACTCGATGACCGGGTGGCGGCTGGGCTGGGTCGCCGCGAGCGAACGCCGCGCCGAGCGGATGCTTCGCGTCCACCAGTACTCGCAGGCGTGCGCCAGCGCGCCCGCCCAGTACGCCGCGGAAGCCGCGCTCAGCGGCCCGCAGGACGTCGTCGACGAGATGGTCGCGCAGTTCGAGCAGCGCCGCGACCTCGTGCTCGACGAACTCGAAGACATGGGACTGACGGTGCCGAAGCCGGAGGGCGCGTTCTACGCGATGCCGAAAGTGCCCGACGGCTGGGTGGACGAGGTCATCGAGCGCGGCGTCGTCGTCGTGCCCGGTGACGCGTTCGGCGAGGGCGGCGCGGGCTACGCTCGCATCTCCTACGCCACGGACACCGAACAGCTCCGCGAGGCCCTCGACGTCATGCGCGAGGCGACGAACGCGCTCCAGTAG
- a CDS encoding LLM class flavin-dependent oxidoreductase: MDLSVVDLSPVPEGGTATDAYANTVEAAQQAERLGYSRFWVAEHHGMGDTLAGTTPEVLLGHLAAETDTIRLGSGAVLLNHYSPLKVAEQFGALDALAPGRVDAGLGRANGSPAVDSALGTERHVQNPDEDHREKIEAVVSHLYDDHPDSHAYGDIEIPRSDADAPTPWVLGSSPSSAEIAGKLGLRYCFAAFIRPQFAEHAFEQYRETFQSTQVAGSVDEPEGMVAVNAVCAATDEEAARLRATAEASFERMQRGVTGTAPSVEEAIDELGGVPEPTPETLDDDEWPRAISGSPETLNGLLEQLSDRVGADEVMIQHVVADHDDALRSHELLADGVGLTPH, translated from the coding sequence ATGGACCTCTCTGTCGTCGACCTCTCCCCGGTTCCCGAGGGCGGCACCGCGACGGACGCCTACGCCAACACCGTCGAGGCCGCCCAGCAGGCCGAACGACTCGGCTACTCGCGGTTCTGGGTCGCCGAACACCACGGGATGGGTGACACGCTCGCCGGCACCACTCCCGAAGTGCTCTTGGGGCACCTCGCCGCCGAGACGGATACGATTCGACTCGGTTCGGGCGCCGTCCTCCTCAACCACTACAGCCCGCTGAAGGTCGCCGAGCAGTTCGGCGCGCTGGACGCGCTTGCGCCGGGCCGCGTCGACGCCGGCCTCGGGCGCGCAAACGGCTCTCCCGCGGTCGACAGCGCGCTCGGCACCGAACGCCACGTCCAGAATCCCGACGAGGACCACCGCGAGAAAATCGAGGCCGTGGTCAGCCACCTCTACGACGACCACCCCGACAGCCACGCCTACGGCGACATCGAGATTCCGCGCTCCGACGCGGACGCGCCGACGCCGTGGGTGCTGGGGTCCAGTCCCTCCAGCGCGGAAATCGCGGGAAAACTCGGCCTCCGGTACTGCTTCGCGGCGTTCATCCGCCCGCAGTTCGCCGAACACGCCTTCGAGCAGTACCGCGAGACGTTCCAGTCCACGCAGGTCGCCGGCAGCGTCGACGAACCCGAGGGGATGGTCGCGGTCAACGCCGTCTGCGCGGCGACCGACGAGGAGGCCGCGCGCCTGCGAGCGACCGCCGAAGCCTCCTTCGAGCGGATGCAGCGCGGCGTCACCGGGACTGCGCCGTCCGTCGAAGAAGCAATCGACGAACTCGGCGGCGTCCCCGAACCGACACCCGAGACGCTGGACGACGACGAGTGGCCGCGCGCGATTTCCGGCAGCCCGGAGACGCTAAACGGTCTCCTCGAACAGCTCTCGGACCGCGTCGGCGCCGACGAAGTGATGATTCAACACGTCGTCGCCGACCACGACGACGCGCTGCGCTCGCACGAGCTACTCGCCGACGGCGTCGGGCTCACGCCGCACTGA